DNA sequence from the Desulfosporosinus sp. Sb-LF genome:
CATCATTACCAGATGATGTACGGTCATTTCTAACTATTCCTTGGAAAGATTACGCAGACCCGTGGCCGTTACTTTGGAGGTTTAGCCCAAGTTTAGTAAAGCACCTTGTTTTTATCCCTTTTCAAGCGATTGATCGTCAGAGCTGGCTTCTTGGGATAAGGCCTGAACGTGTGACATGTTATGACAAAAGTGGAAGTCAGCAAATTCAAGCAACGGTAGCACTAGTCAAGCAAGTATTAAGTTCAGAGGGTGAATACCAAGCGTTACTACACCCGGAACATTTACAGAAAGGTGGAGATTGATAAATGAAGTGGTGGAGTAATGCTCTTGATAAGGTTAAATTTCTATGGGTTAAACTTCTTCAGAGAATTCTCGGAGTTAGTGAAATTTATTATGTCGGAAGTAGTGAAGCACTTCCGCCACCACTTAACTCGGATGAAGAAGGGGTTCTCTTAGAACGATTGGAAATGGGGGACTCTTCCATTCGGGATATTTTAATCGAACGTAACTTGCGCCTGGTGGTGTATATTGCACGCAAATTCGAAAATACAGGGATAGGGATTGAGGATCTCGTTTCAATTGGAACCATTGGGTTGATTAAAGCGGTCAATACGTTCGACCCCCAGAAGAAAATCAAATTAGCCACTTACGCTTCTCGATGTATCGAAAATGAAATACTAATGTATCTTAGACGTAATAACAAAACCCGTTCGGAAGTATCGTTTGATGAACCTCTTAATATTGACTGGGATGGAAACGAATTACTGTTGTCCGATGTTTTGGGTACGGAAAATGACATTATCTCTAAGCCCATCGAAGAGCAGGTGGATCGGCAGTTATTACAGTTGGCGATGGGGAGGCTGACAAATAGAGAGAAGGTGATCATGGAATTAAGGTTTGGGCTGGATAATGGGGTTGAGAAAACACAAAAAGAAGTTGCAGATCGATTGGGAATCTCACAGTCTTACATTTCTCGGCTCGAGAAAAGGATTATTCGCAGATTACGCAAAGAATTTTGCCGATTGGAATAACCTAAACGGTGTTAGGGCATACTTCAGTACAGAATTGGCTGGGGAGGTGCTCTTGGTTTGGCATTAAATAAAGTTGAGATCTGCGGAGTGAACACCTCGAAGTTGCCTGTATTATCCAGTGTAAAAATGAAGGAATTGTTCGTGATTTATCAAGCTGGAGATCGCAGCGCCCGAGACAAACTTATTCATGGAAATCTCCGTCTAGTTCTCAGTGTGATTCAGAGGTTCACGAATCGAGGAGAGTACGTTGATGACCTTTTTCAGGTTGGCTGTATTGGATTAATGAAAGCAATTGACAATTTTGACCTTGGACAAAATGTAAAGTTTTCTACGTATGCCGTTCCCATGATCATTGGAGAAATTCGTCGATATTTAAGAGACAACAATCCTATTCGGGTTAGCCGTTCGCTACGGGATATTGCCTATAAGGCACTTCAAGTAAGAGATCAGTTGGTCTGTGAGTGTTCACGTGAACCAACCGTAGCGGAGATTGCTGGTAAACTTTCTCTTCCACGAGAAGATGTTATTTTCGCCTTGGATGCCATCCAGGAACCAATCTCTCTATTTGAACCGATTTATCATGATGGTGGAGATCCTATCTTTGTCATGGACCAAATTGGAGATGATAAGCAATCGGACAATGGTTGGATTGAAGGACTTGCCGTACGAGAAGCTTTACGGCGTCTTAGTGAACGAGAAAAGCTCATTTTGTCTTTGCGTTTTTTCAATGGTAAAACTCAGATGGAGGTTGCTGATGAGATTGGAATCTCTCAGGCTCAGGTATCTCGTCTTGAAAAAGCAGCTATGCAACATATGCGCAAGTATGTGTAACCATGAAGTACGATGCACATTGTCTGAAGCAATTGCTTAGATATGCAAAAATATCTCAACTGTAGGCTATTTCAAGTCTCTCCCTCATATGATGATATATAGGAAACTGACTTATCTCGAGGTTAGCGCGATGGACGATATTAGAACCTCGAGCCTCGATTAGGGGGGAGGGCCTTGGAATGAGGATCTCAGATTTGAGATTATTGGATGTAGTGAATGTTAAGGATGGACGCAGGTTAGGGCCAATCAAAGATCTAGATTTGGATCTCGAACGGGGCGTTGTCAAAGGGATTATTGTGCCAGGGCCCCCAAGAAGTTGGGGATTTTTTGGCGGCGGCAAGACGGAGGATTATATTATCCCGTGGGACCGAGTCAAAAAAATAGGGATAGACGTTATCTTAGTGGATGCCAATGATCTGCCTGAGTTTAATACGGAGAATGATAACAATCGGTAATCGTAATAAGAATTTGAACTAGCGTAGGCCCCCTGTTTATTATACAGGAACATGGGCCTACGCTAGTTTTATTAACGAGGCGCAGACTACTTGACTAGGACTTAGGCAGGATTGTCCTTAAGGATATTAAATGGTATATTAAAAGGAAATCAAAGGAAATAAAAGGGGCTGGAGAGATGAGCTGGAAGTGGCAGAAAAGAGGAAGCTTAACCTATCTAACCATTCCAAAATGGCAAGATAAAGGCATAGACTTAGGTTTCTCCACTCGGGTAGGGGGAGCAAGTCGGGTTCCCTATGGTACTTTAAATTTAGGGCTTCATGTGGGTGATGATCCCACTTCAGTTTTAGATAACCGAAAGCAATGGTTGGATCAATGGGGGGCTGTCTGGTCAGAGGTAGCGGTGGGCGAACAGGTGCATGGCACAAACGTTATATGGATCAAGGAGGAAGATGGGGGTCGGGGGATTCGTGAATTGGAGACGGCAATCCCCGCGGTGGATGGATTATTGACACAAAGTAATGTTGGACTGATGGCCTTTTATGCAGATTGTGTTCCGCTTTTTTTCTATTTCCCAGACCTAGGGGCAATAGGAATTGCTCACGCTGGTTGGAAAGGGACTGTCGATAAGATTGGGCAAAAGGTCCTGGAATGTTTTGAAGAAGCTGGAGGGCATATAGAGAACGCTTGGGTTGCGATTGGACCAAGTATTGGGCCTTGTTGTTATGCAGTGAATGAAAGTGTGGCAGTACAGTTTCGGGCAAACTACCGTGAGACACCATTTCTGCACGCTCAAGAAGGTGGACATTACCACCTTGATTTGTGGGAGGCTAATAAATCCGTGCTTTTAGAAAAAGGGGTTCGCTCGGAAAATATAGATGTAGCATCGATCTGTACTGCAGACAATCCTGAATGGTTTTTTTCCCATCGCCGTGATGGTGCCCTAACCGGACGAATGGCTGGGTGGATACGACAAAAGGACAATGAGAGGAGGGTTTAGGATAAGTGACGACAATTTTAGTAGTTGATGATGAAGAACCTATTCAAGAACTCCTCAGGTTTAATATGGAAAAGGAAGGTTACCTGGTTTGGGTGGCGAAGGATGGGCCGGAGGCCTTAAGGTTTGTGGAAAAGGAACAGCCTGACCTTGTCGTGTTGGATGTCATGCTTCCAGGGATGAATGGCTTAGAGGTTTGTCGCAAACTTCGTTCAAACCCCAAATTTCAGCAAATTCCTATTATCATGCTAACGGCTAAAGGTGAAGAGATCGACAAGATTTTAGGATTGGAGCTTGGTGCAGACGACTACATGACCAAACCGTTTAGTCCGCGTGAATTGTTAGCAAGGATTAAAGCTCGTCTGCGGCGTCTGAATTTGCCCGAGGGAGAGAATGCTCAGATACTGCGGGGAGAGTTGCGGATTGACTTGACAGGTTTTCGTGTCCATGTTCGGGGAGAGGAGATCGAATTAACGCCCAAAGAATTCGAACTTCTTCGCGTTTTAATAACATATCCTGGTAAGGTCTACTCTCGGGATGAATTACTTGAACGCATTTGGGGGTATGAATATGACGGAGATACTAGAACGGTTGATGTTCATGTGCGCCATCTGCGGTTGAAAGTGGAAAGGGACCCGTCACGCCCTGAGTACATTGAAACATTACGAGGGGTAGGCTATCGTTTTAATGGGTAATAGAGTATGAGAATTAAATGGAGGATTACCGGACTTTTCTTTGCAATGACAGGGCTTTCTCTACTCCTGTTTTGGGTAGGAGAGAGCACGAAACTAGGATCTGCAGGGCAGCCTCCTAACTTTGGGGTTGCATCACTGGCGTTGTGTCTTCCTGCAGGGGTTGTTTACTTCTACTCTAGCCAACTATCACGTCGCATGGAAAAGCTTCACATTGCGACTCAACGAATTGCTAGGGGAGATTTTGAGCCCACTCATCTATCGGATTCAACCGATGAACTTGGACAGTTCACTGCTGAACTAAACAGTCTTTCGCGTCATGTCGAGAGGATGGTTGAAAATGGAACACAGGAAGCACACAAGATGGAAGCAATTTTGGCAGGGATGCAAGAAGGAGTTGTGGCTGTCGATCATGTAGGACGGGTTGTTTTAGTTAATGCTGCTGCCGAAAGAATTTTTGAACGTCAACGTACGGATGGAGAATTGGAATATCTATTAGAATTGACCTATGATCCGGAATTAGAGCGTTTAATGCGTAAGGTGCTTTCTGGTCAGCCCTCAGCTACAAGGGAAACTCATATTGCCCAAAGGACAGTGCAGAGCCACATTAACCCTATTCATAGTGAACGCGACCAGCCCCGAGGAGCGGTCATTGTTATTCATGATGTTACAGAGCTTCGGAGACTAGAACAAATGCGGACGGAATTTGTCGCTAATGTTTCTCATGAATTAAGAACTCCTCTGACCTCCATTAAAGGGTTTGTGGAAACACTTCTAGAGGGGGCGGTGGACGATCCCTCTCTGCGCGATCGGTTCCTCAAGATAATCCAAGCAGAGACGTTGCGCTTGCAGCGCCTTATCGAAGATCTTCTGACCCTGGCCCATATTGAGGGACGAGAAAATCGTGCTGGGATGAGTTCCAATAAAACTAGTTACGTTCAGCAAGCTTATGAAAAAATAAAACCAGTGATTCTGAGCTTTGCTGAGATCAAAGGAATAGAGGTGGAGGTTGAACTCCCGGAAGATTTGCCCCCGATTTTAATAGGAGAAGATTTGCTAAGTCAACTTCTTCTTAATTTGTTAGAGAATGCGGTTAAATATACTGCAGAAGGGCGCGTCTGGCTGCATGCGCAGGTAGATTCCCAAGAAATTCGTCTTGAATTTGGAGATACGGGCTGTGGGATTCCAGAGGAAATGTTGCCACGAATTTTCGAGCGTTTTTATCGAGTGGATAAAGCTCGTTCTCGAGAACAAGGGGGAACTGGACTCGGACTTAGTATTGTAAAACATATGGTGGAAGACCTTGGTGGCAAAGTTAACGTCGCTTCTCAGCTTGGGATTGGAACCGTCTTTACATGTGAATTGCCAAGGGCTGAATAACCAGGGAGGGCGTTATGAAAGAAAAAAAGTTTAAACTAAGATATTGGTTTTGGGGTAGTTTGCTCATTGTTCTGGTCGCAGGAATTTTGTGGTCCTATCGCTCCAGTCTTATGGCTGGAACGATAAAATCGGCCTTAGCCCAAACTGGAACGATTATCCATCAGCGAAAAGTTGCGGCAACATTTGCCAATCAGGAGTGGCCAATACTTGCCCCATTTTCAGGAAAGGTTCAATTTGTAGGTGAAGATGGACAGCGCTTTAGACGTGGGGAAACGGTGGCAACCCTCCAACCAGAAGGTGCGGCTCCTGGAACTAAACAGGAATATGTGATGAACCAAGCTATTTTGGCAGCAAATGGGGGGCTGTTCTTTCGCCAAAGTGATGGCTTAGAATCCACTATGACCAGTGAAAATCTGAGCTCGATGGACTTGGGTAAGTTATTGGCCCAGACTGTCAATGTAAAAACCGCAGGAGCAACGGCGCAGGCGGGAGAAGTTGTGGGCAAAATTGTGAATAACCTTATTCCAACTGTGGCATTTTTAGAACTGCCCAGTATTGATGGGCTCATTGTTGGAAAAACGATACGCTTAACGGCTGGGGATCAAACGGTGAGTGCCAAAATCACACGAAAATCAGATAAACCGCTAGGTGTCGTTGTTCAGTTTCCCAATTATGTTGATGGGTCAGCGATCAATAGACGACAAGAGGTGACTTGGATCTACCAATCGCCGACAAATGGAGTTCTCGTTCCAAGGAGCGCACTTTGGACACAGGGAGAGGAGCTCGGAGTATTCCTGTGGAGCGAGGGAGTTGTGCACTTTAAGAAGGTGAAGGTCCTCGATGAAGATGACAATCAAGCCTGCATTGAAAATCTGCAAAGTGGTGTTCCTGTTGTGATCAACCCCCGCGACGGACTAGAAGGGTTAGTAGCCAACGTAAAAAATATTTAGGTTTGGGCTTCACAAGCAGGAAACGACGAAAGGGCGTAGAATTCATTGCGAAGGAGATATTCTAATGTTGACAAATACGGGTGTTGAGCAAAACTTAGTCGAGGTTCGTCAGCGGATAGACCAAGCCATAGCGCGGAGTAAGAGGGACCCCCGTACTGTTCGATTATTGGCTGTGTCGAAGACCCAACCAGTATTACGTTTAGAGGAGGCTTATCAAGCTGGACAACGTGCCTTTGCTGAGAATCGTGTTCAAGAGTGGATGGAGAAAGCTCCAGTTCTTCCGAACGATTGCGAATGGCACCTGGTGGGAAGGCTACAGACAAACAAAGTGAAGTTTTTAGACCAAAATATTGCTATGATTCATTCGCTCGATCGGTATTCGTTATTGGAGGCACTTAACAAGCATGGCGAACGGTGTGCTAAGACCTGGACGACACTTGTACAAGTAAATATTGCTCGGGACCCTGCAAAGGCAGGGCTCTTGCCTGAAGAAGTGCCAGACTTTTTAACTTCAATTAGGGATTACCCCCATATCTTAGTTCGAGGGTTTATGACCATCGGGGCGTTGGAAGCCAGCTCGCTGGAAACTCAAGGCTTTTTCCAACAGCTTCGGGAACTTCGCGATACGTTGCAGTCCCGAAAATGGCCTGGAGTCGATTTGCGCGAGCTTTCAATGGGAATGAGTAGAGACTTCGAATTGGCGATCGAAGAAGGGGCAACTCTTGTCCGTGTAGGACGTCAGATTTTTGGAGAACGTAATTAATGTACCTGGAAAGGGAGGAACAATAAATTGGCTAAGTTAATTGACAAAGTGATTGGGATTATGGGGTTCGCGGATGAAGAACCCGAAGAAGACATTTTTCAAGAAAATGATAGAGAAAAAAACGAGCAAGAAGAGGTGCGCACTAGCCGTAGGAATGCCCAGGTCGTAAGTATACACACTCAGAAACAAATGCGTGTGGTGGTGATGGAACCGAATTCCTTTGAAGAAGCTCAGAACATTGCGGATCAGCTGAAATCGCGCCGACCGGTTATTGTTAATCTCGAGAATGCAGAAAAAATGTTAGCAAAACGGATCGTTGATTTTATTAGTGGGACAACCTATGCGTTAAATGGCAACATGCAAAAAGTAGGGAATGGAATATTCTTATTTGTACCAAATAACGTCGATATTTCTGGTGAGATGCGCGATGAACTGAAAGACAAAGGATTGTTTTGGCCGAAATAGGGAGGGATTCTAAACGTGATTTCACTAATTGCTCAAATTGTTGATAAAGTGATAACTATCCTCATTTATGCGATCGTAATTCGAACGTTTCTTTCCTTCGTACCCCAATTGAAGTCCAACTATTTGATTAGCCTCCTCTATGATGTGACAGACCCCCTTCTAAAGCCGTTTCAACGGTTTCAGATCGGCGGACCAGCTATGGCGGTCGATTTTTCTCCGATCATTTCAATTATTGCGCTGAACCTGATTCAATCTTGGATTGTAAGGCCCTTTTTCTAAATGAAACATTTAATGGATCGTAATGGGCTCGGATTTTGGAGCGAAAAAGAAGTGCGTTTAGAAGCTGCCCATCTATTAGACCAAGCCGATGCGGTGGTTCATGAGAGATCTAAACAAGTCACTCCTTTTTTGAGTTTTAGTATGCGGGAATGGATTGAAACCGTTCTTAGCAAGGAACATCTTGCTATAAAGGCGGAGGGAGGCTTTCCGGAGGCAGAGCGGGTTCGAATTCTTATAGGCCCTCAAGGGGAGCCTTTGAAGTCTGAGGATGCAAATGTCTCGCTTTTATGGGTCCTTCCAACGGATTCGCGTGTTCAGCTTGAACATAGGCAGATATTAGGTTCCCTCATGGGTATGGGCTTCAAGAGGGATGTTTTTGGGGACATTCAAGCAGGGCAAAAGGGTCAATATATTGCAACCGCAACAGAGATTGTTCCTTTTTTATTGGGCCATTGGACACAAGCTGGGCGAGAGAAACTAAAAGTCTCACTATGTGGAGAGATTCCAGACCTGTATCCTGATTCGGGTGAAGAGCGTCGTATTACGGTTAATTCTTCTCGCATCGATGCGGTAATTGCCAACGCTTTTGGGGTTTCGAGGTCTAATGCGCTGGAATGGGTTACCCGAGGCAAGGTAAGCCGAAATGGACTTAGGGTAAGTAAAGCGGATACAGAAGTTCAGCCGGGGGATACCATCTCTTGCCGGGGGCAGGGGCGTATTAAGTTTTTGGAATGTTCTCAAACCCGTAAGGATCGAACTGCTTGGCAAATTGTACTTTTCCGGTCAAAACGGCCTTAGGAGGGAATACGATGCAAATGACTCCTCTTGATATACGCAATAAAACCTTCCGCAAAGGGGTACGAGGTTATCAGTGCGGGGAAGTGGAGAAGTTTCTTGAAACCGTGAGTCAGGAATTTGAATCTGCGTATGCGGAGAACTTCGAACTTCGCGAAAAGACAAAAGGGTTAGAATCGGAGGTCAGCCATTATCGTCAGATAGAGAACACCTTGCAACAAACTCTAGTCCTAGCTCAACAAACGGCAGAAGAGGTTAAGCAGGCCGCACGTCATGAAGCTGAACTTTTGTTGAGGGAAGCAGAACAGAAAAAATTGATCAAGGTGTCTGAGGCTGAAAAAAAATATGAAGAAATTCAAGAGCAAATTCTGGAACTATCGCGGAATCGTGATTTGCTCCGAACTCAACTCAAGTCTTTTCTGCTTACCCACCTAGATTTGGCAAATTCACAGGATCGAAAAGAAGGCATAGCTTGAGAGCTCAGAGTGCCTGAGGTTGCGAATCAGCTTGGTTTCGTGGTAAAATGATAAATAGATAACTTTGAAGGAGAAGGATTGTCATCAATGAATAGATTAATTAGTGAGATACCTCCCGACTTTCTCATTCAAGGATTTGGGTTGCATCAGGATGAGAATAATGTTTACGTTGGGAAGGTAGGAGGACAAGAAGTTCAACTTTTATCTTCAATCAACGATTTGCCGGTAGATACAAAGGATGAAAAAATTTTTACTGTTGGATTTGCCGAAGCAAGCCA
Encoded proteins:
- the pgeF gene encoding peptidoglycan editing factor PgeF, with the protein product MSWKWQKRGSLTYLTIPKWQDKGIDLGFSTRVGGASRVPYGTLNLGLHVGDDPTSVLDNRKQWLDQWGAVWSEVAVGEQVHGTNVIWIKEEDGGRGIRELETAIPAVDGLLTQSNVGLMAFYADCVPLFFYFPDLGAIGIAHAGWKGTVDKIGQKVLECFEEAGGHIENAWVAIGPSIGPCCYAVNESVAVQFRANYRETPFLHAQEGGHYHLDLWEANKSVLLEKGVRSENIDVASICTADNPEWFFSHRRDGALTGRMAGWIRQKDNERRV
- the sigE gene encoding RNA polymerase sporulation sigma factor SigE codes for the protein MKWWSNALDKVKFLWVKLLQRILGVSEIYYVGSSEALPPPLNSDEEGVLLERLEMGDSSIRDILIERNLRLVVYIARKFENTGIGIEDLVSIGTIGLIKAVNTFDPQKKIKLATYASRCIENEILMYLRRNNKTRSEVSFDEPLNIDWDGNELLLSDVLGTENDIISKPIEEQVDRQLLQLAMGRLTNREKVIMELRFGLDNGVEKTQKEVADRLGISQSYISRLEKRIIRRLRKEFCRLE
- a CDS encoding YggT family protein gives rise to the protein MISLIAQIVDKVITILIYAIVIRTFLSFVPQLKSNYLISLLYDVTDPLLKPFQRFQIGGPAMAVDFSPIISIIALNLIQSWIVRPFF
- a CDS encoding HlyD family efflux transporter periplasmic adaptor subunit; amino-acid sequence: MKEKKFKLRYWFWGSLLIVLVAGILWSYRSSLMAGTIKSALAQTGTIIHQRKVAATFANQEWPILAPFSGKVQFVGEDGQRFRRGETVATLQPEGAAPGTKQEYVMNQAILAANGGLFFRQSDGLESTMTSENLSSMDLGKLLAQTVNVKTAGATAQAGEVVGKIVNNLIPTVAFLELPSIDGLIVGKTIRLTAGDQTVSAKITRKSDKPLGVVVQFPNYVDGSAINRRQEVTWIYQSPTNGVLVPRSALWTQGEELGVFLWSEGVVHFKKVKVLDEDDNQACIENLQSGVPVVINPRDGLEGLVANVKNI
- the sepF gene encoding cell division protein SepF, which encodes MAKLIDKVIGIMGFADEEPEEDIFQENDREKNEQEEVRTSRRNAQVVSIHTQKQMRVVVMEPNSFEEAQNIADQLKSRRPVIVNLENAEKMLAKRIVDFISGTTYALNGNMQKVGNGIFLFVPNNVDISGEMRDELKDKGLFWPK
- a CDS encoding YlmC/YmxH family sporulation protein: MRISDLRLLDVVNVKDGRRLGPIKDLDLDLERGVVKGIIVPGPPRSWGFFGGGKTEDYIIPWDRVKKIGIDVILVDANDLPEFNTENDNNR
- a CDS encoding YlmH/Sll1252 family protein codes for the protein MKHLMDRNGLGFWSEKEVRLEAAHLLDQADAVVHERSKQVTPFLSFSMREWIETVLSKEHLAIKAEGGFPEAERVRILIGPQGEPLKSEDANVSLLWVLPTDSRVQLEHRQILGSLMGMGFKRDVFGDIQAGQKGQYIATATEIVPFLLGHWTQAGREKLKVSLCGEIPDLYPDSGEERRITVNSSRIDAVIANAFGVSRSNALEWVTRGKVSRNGLRVSKADTEVQPGDTISCRGQGRIKFLECSQTRKDRTAWQIVLFRSKRP
- a CDS encoding YggS family pyridoxal phosphate-dependent enzyme, which codes for MLTNTGVEQNLVEVRQRIDQAIARSKRDPRTVRLLAVSKTQPVLRLEEAYQAGQRAFAENRVQEWMEKAPVLPNDCEWHLVGRLQTNKVKFLDQNIAMIHSLDRYSLLEALNKHGERCAKTWTTLVQVNIARDPAKAGLLPEEVPDFLTSIRDYPHILVRGFMTIGALEASSLETQGFFQQLRELRDTLQSRKWPGVDLRELSMGMSRDFELAIEEGATLVRVGRQIFGERN
- a CDS encoding HAMP domain-containing sensor histidine kinase, encoding MRIKWRITGLFFAMTGLSLLLFWVGESTKLGSAGQPPNFGVASLALCLPAGVVYFYSSQLSRRMEKLHIATQRIARGDFEPTHLSDSTDELGQFTAELNSLSRHVERMVENGTQEAHKMEAILAGMQEGVVAVDHVGRVVLVNAAAERIFERQRTDGELEYLLELTYDPELERLMRKVLSGQPSATRETHIAQRTVQSHINPIHSERDQPRGAVIVIHDVTELRRLEQMRTEFVANVSHELRTPLTSIKGFVETLLEGAVDDPSLRDRFLKIIQAETLRLQRLIEDLLTLAHIEGRENRAGMSSNKTSYVQQAYEKIKPVILSFAEIKGIEVEVELPEDLPPILIGEDLLSQLLLNLLENAVKYTAEGRVWLHAQVDSQEIRLEFGDTGCGIPEEMLPRIFERFYRVDKARSREQGGTGLGLSIVKHMVEDLGGKVNVASQLGIGTVFTCELPRAE
- a CDS encoding response regulator transcription factor, whose amino-acid sequence is MTTILVVDDEEPIQELLRFNMEKEGYLVWVAKDGPEALRFVEKEQPDLVVLDVMLPGMNGLEVCRKLRSNPKFQQIPIIMLTAKGEEIDKILGLELGADDYMTKPFSPRELLARIKARLRRLNLPEGENAQILRGELRIDLTGFRVHVRGEEIELTPKEFELLRVLITYPGKVYSRDELLERIWGYEYDGDTRTVDVHVRHLRLKVERDPSRPEYIETLRGVGYRFNG
- the sigG gene encoding RNA polymerase sporulation sigma factor SigG: MALNKVEICGVNTSKLPVLSSVKMKELFVIYQAGDRSARDKLIHGNLRLVLSVIQRFTNRGEYVDDLFQVGCIGLMKAIDNFDLGQNVKFSTYAVPMIIGEIRRYLRDNNPIRVSRSLRDIAYKALQVRDQLVCECSREPTVAEIAGKLSLPREDVIFALDAIQEPISLFEPIYHDGGDPIFVMDQIGDDKQSDNGWIEGLAVREALRRLSEREKLILSLRFFNGKTQMEVADEIGISQAQVSRLEKAAMQHMRKYV
- a CDS encoding DivIVA domain-containing protein, with protein sequence MQMTPLDIRNKTFRKGVRGYQCGEVEKFLETVSQEFESAYAENFELREKTKGLESEVSHYRQIENTLQQTLVLAQQTAEEVKQAARHEAELLLREAEQKKLIKVSEAEKKYEEIQEQILELSRNRDLLRTQLKSFLLTHLDLANSQDRKEGIA